The Alcaligenes aquatilis genome contains the following window.
GTTGCATGACCCTTTGTATAAAGCCATACAAAAGATAGGCAATAATGAGCGTTATGACGCCCACTACCGTCCACCAGAAAAACGGGTTGTATTGTTTGATCAGCGCCAGGTTTTGAATGCTCAAGGCCTGCAGGCCAGAGTAATCCAGGCCACGCCCGAAGCTGATAAGACGGTTGAGAAGGTCCCACCAGATAATGGCTACTACGACAGTGATGACGGTGCAGATAATAGTGGCTGTGGCGCACAGCTTGAACAGAGTGCTACGCAGAGCCTGACTATCGTTGGCGGTGGGTGTCTGGGCGTTGTCAGTTTTCATGGAAACGATTGTACCTATGCTTACGCGTCAGTCACTAGATTTACGCCAGCAGCAAACGCTGGTTTTGACGCCGCAATTGCAACAGTCTATTAAAGTGTTGCAGCTATCGGGGGCCGAGCTGGAGCAGGAGTTGGCTCAAGCTTTGCTGGACAACCCTTTGCTGGAACGTTTGGACGTGCAGATGGATGTCGCCGCCGAGCCATTGCCCGAAGCCGCTTCGGGCGAGGCGGAATCCTCGTGGGCGAGTCTGGAGTTTCCCAAGCACCAAGGGGATTCGCATGACCCTGATTGGTCCCCCGAATCGGCCATTGACCAGGACCTGGCTGCTTATCTAAGCGAGCAGTTGGGATTGTTGCGTTTGAGCGACCGTGACCGGGTCCTGGCACAGTTGTTAATCGACGAGCTGGACGATAACGGCTACCTGCCCGTCTCTTTGGACGAGGTGCTGGCCTGCCTGCCCGCTGAGCTGGATATTGATGAAAGTGATTTGCGCTGCGCGCTGGCACAGGTGCAGTCTTTGGACCCGGCCGGTGTCGGTGCGCGGGATCTGGCCGAGTGCCTGAGCTTGCAACTGATGCAACAGGCCCAGCAACTGGAGCCCGCCTTGTTTGATTGCGCCCGCTATCTGGTGCGTGAGCATGTCGGCGTTCTGGCCTCGCCCAGTCAACTGCGTCAGCGCTGTGCAGGCCTCTATCCGGCCGAGCTGGTGGAGCGGGCCCATCATTTGATCCTGAAACTGGACCCCAAGCCGGGGCGTGCCTGGACGCAGAACGTCTCGGCGTATGTCGTGCCGGACGTCTTGCTGATTCGTGGCAAGGATAGCTGGCAGGCGGCCTTGAATCCCCTGGCTGTACCGCGCCTGCAACTGGTGAACCTGCACGATTATGAAATTGAAGCGCACCCAGCCTTATTGGCAGAGCGCCAAAAAGCGACTGGCTTGCTGCGCAGCGTCAACAGTCGCTTTGTGACGATTTTGCGCGTAGCACAAGCGATCGTGCAGATGCAGCAGGATTTCTTCACGCAGGGTGTGTCGGCCTTGAAACCCATGCAGTTGGCCGATCTGGCGGCTGAACTGGATTTGCATGAGTCGACGATTTCGCGTGCAACGCGGCAAAAGTACATGCAAACACCGCATGGGGTGATGGAGCTTAAACAGTTCTTTACCGTGGCCTTGGCCAGTGTGGATGGCAAGGCCGATATGTCCGCTGCTTCGGTGCGGGCGCAGATTGTACAGATGATTCGTGACGAGCCACCGGCCAAGCCTTTGTCGGACCAGCAGATTACCGATCTCTTGCAGGCTCAGGGCCTGACGTTGGCGCGCCGTACAGTGGCCAAATACCGGGAGGCGGAAGGTTTGGCACCGGCTTCACAGCGCAAGATGCGGGCAGCGGCGGGAGTCTAGGGCGACAGCCACAGCAGGCCCAAGATACTTGGCAAGACGCTTTGAAACAATAAAAAAAACAGGGCCTGCATACACGCATGAACAGGCCCTGCAAAAGCAAAGTTAGCGCCTGCCATCCAGACGGAGTCACTGGATCGCAGGGTTATTGTTGGTCTATTTAGAATTTCATGGTGGCCGAAGCCAGGAAGGTACGTGGTGAGCCTTGGCCATTGCTTAAAGGCACGACCCAGTAGGCTTTATTGCCTACGTTTTCCAGGCTGGCGCGCAAGGTCACTTCCTTGCCGGCAAAACGTGTTTTGTAGCGCATGCCCAGGTCATAAGTGGTCACGCCCGGCATGTAGTAACTGTTGCTGGCGTTGGCATATTGCTTGGACTGGGTGTGCAGATTGGCATTTAAGGTCAGGCCTTGAACAAAGGGGGTGTCCCATTCAATCCCGGCCTTGGCAACCCAGCGGGACAGGCCAACGGCGCTACGCCCTTCGGTATCCGGGTTGCTGGCCTTGCGGATTTTAGGATCCAGGTAGGCGATACCGCCAGTCAGACGCCAGTTCTTGGCAATCTGGCCAAACACCTGTACTTCCACGCCTCGGTTGCGCTGACGACCGTCGTAGCTCAAGTTGGGCTTGCCATTGAAGCGCTCATTGCTCTCGTAGCTATTGGGCTGGGTAATGTCGAACAGGGCGGCGGTCAGTGCGTAGTCGCCACTGTCGTACTTCATCCCGATCTCGTATTGGCGTGTTTTCTGGGGGGCGAAGACTTGACCTTCGTTGGCGTAGTCGTCGCCCACAATCATGCCCTGGGTTAGACCTTCGGCATAGTTGGCGTACAGCATCCAGTCGTCCTGCAGTTGCCAGACACCGGCAATAGTGGGTGTCAGGGCGTTCTTGCGGTAATTATCGCTCTTGCCGCTTTTATCCTTGGTGCTGACCCATTGCTGGCGAAGACCCAGGGTCAACTGATATTTGCCGTCTGCAAAAGACAGGGTATCGGCCAGCGCCGTACTGTAAAGATAGCTGACGTTAGGCGCACTTAGCCCATTCATGGGGACATAAGGGCGTGCCGGGTAGTCCGGATCATAGATATTGATGGTCTCAGACCAGCCCTTGATGGAGGTGTTGTCGCTGCGCGAGCTTTTACGATTCCAGTCCAGCCCGGCGCTGATGGTGTGCTGCACCGAGCCGGTGTCAAAGCTGTAGAACAGGCCGGTATTGGCAGCCAGGTTGTAGCCAGTATTGTTGCGCCGAGTCGCGGCCAGCTTCAGGTCCCCTTGCTCGTTCAGCAAGGTGCTGCCCTTGGTGTTGTAGTTGTTCATCTCGGACTTGCTGTAACCCGCCGAACCGTACAGGGCCAGCTTGTCGCTGGCAGCCCAGTCTGCACGGATCAGCGCCGTGGTTTCACGCGTCAGGCCGGCAGCCCAAGGGACACCCAACAAGACATCGCCTTTGGGAGGCGTAGGCAGTGGGTTCTTGTCCAGACCCTTGGCCAGACGCACACCCCGATTCAGGCCGGAAATGTACTCTTCCAGGTGATACAGGTCGGCGGACAACTTGAGCGATCCCAGACGGTAGTCCGCTCCCAGCGAGATCAGTTTGTCGCGATTGGTACGGTGATCCACCACGCCCTCGCCGTCCTTGAACACGCCGTTCAAGCGCAGGCCCAGCTCATTGGATTGACCGAAACGGCGGCCCAGATCCAGATGCGTCCCGAATTGGGAGGGCTGGATGTAGGACAGGGTAATGTTGCTAATGGGATCGTCCGTGGCGCGCTTGGTCACCAGATTGATCGAGCCACCCACATCATTGCTGGCATTCATGCCGTTCAGAACGGCAGAGGGGCCTTTGAGAATTTCTAAACGCTCTGCGATGGCCATCACGCGGCGGCCACTGGTCAAGCCTTGCAAACCATTTAGAGACACGTCACCGGCACGGAAACCCCGTATATACAAAGTGTCTTTCCCACCTGTTCCACCTGCACCGGGTGTCTGCACGGAAGGGTCGTTCTTGCTGATCAGAATGCGCAGTTCCTGGCCTTGCAGGTCCTCGATGTAGTCGCTGGTGTAGTTGATGGTGCTAAAGGGGGTGTTCATGACATCCCGGTTGCCCAGCAAACCCAGATTGCCGCCGGTAGCGACATGATTGCCTTCGTACGCAGGCGGCAAATCAATGTATTCGCTGGCTTTGACTTCAATAGTGGACAAAGACGTAACCGGGGGAGCATCGGAGGATTGTGCCCAACTGCTGCCCGCACTGAGCAGGCTCAGGCCAACAAAATAAGAAATACGCATGGATTTGTAATCTAAATATAAATGATTATCATTAATGTTTCATTTGTAGCATCTGCTTGTAGGGGGTTCAAGCAGTTAGGTGGCTTTGTGATATAAAAACGACCCTAAGAAACTTAGGGGTATAAGGAGACGATGCAGTCGATTTCGCTCCGAAATCGCGCCGGAATTAGGGTTTCAGGGGGATTTTTGAGCAAAATCGTGGCATGTCTGGCTCGACGGTGGGAATGCGTCCCATGGAGCAGTTTTGGCAAAACAGGCGATGTTTGCTTGGCAAGGGGAAGGCAAAGGAGCTGTGATGACTCCCGGCTATAAGGGAGCGGCTCAAGAAATTGTTTTATTTTTGGCCTGAACTGGCTTGAGCTGTGTTTCGATACTTGTCGACTGCGACTGCGACTGCGACTGCGACTGCGACTGCGACTGCGACTGCGACTGCGACTGCGACTGCGACTGCGACTGCGACTGCGACTGCGACTGCGACTGCGACTGCGACTGCGACTGCGACTGCCAGGGCGGGAGGCAGGTAGGCAGCGGTGGAAGTCCCCTTCCGCGACTGCCCCCTTTATCTATCGTCCTTAGCTAAATAACCAGGGTTCCTGTTCCCGGCGTTTCTGTTCGTAAGCCTGGATCTGATCCATTTTCTGTTCCGTCACGCTAATGTCGTCCAGCGCCAGCAGCAGGCGGTGGCGACGTTCTGGTTCCACCTGAAAACGGATGTGCTGGTCGGGACCGATCACCATGCAGGCTTGCAGATCCACCGTCCATTCATCCCACGGATTGTGCGTGACAGCAGTGAATAAGGCATCAATCTGCTCCGCAGCCAGTTGTATGGGCAACATGCCGTTTTTAAAGCAGTTATTGCGGAAGATGTCGGCAAATGAAGGGGCGATCAGCATCGCAATGCCCAAATCCTTCAGTGCCCAGACCGCGTGTTCACGGCTGGACCCGCAGCCAAAATTCTCGCGTCCCAGCAGAATGCGTGCCCCTTGTGCGCTGGGCTGATGCAGACAAAAACTGTTGATCGGCTCACGCTCGGCCAGCGGTTTGCCAGGGTAGCCAATATCGGCGTAACGCCAGTTGTCGAAGGCATATTGCCCAAAGCCGGTACGCGACAAGGAGGTCATGTACTGCTTGGGCAAGATCGCGTCGGTATCCACATTGGCGCGGTCCAGCGCAATCAGGCGCGAGCGCACGGAAGTAAAAACTGTGTTCATACGGCGTCCCAGTGGCGGATATCGACAAGATGGCCTGCAATTGCGGCGGCAGCCGCCATGGCGGGGCTCATCAGGTGTGTGCGTCCCAAGGCGCCCTGCCTGCCCTCGAAGTTACGGTTGGAGGTGGAGGCGCAGCGCTCGCCCGGATTTAGACGGTCTTCGTTCATGCCCAGGCACATGGAGCAGCCCGGCTCGCGCCATTCAAAACCGGCTTGCGTGAATACCTGGTCCAAGCCTTCCTGCTCGGCCTGACGGCGTACCAGTCCCGAGCCGGGGACCACCAAGGCTTGCCGCACCGTGCTGGCTACTCGCTTGCCTTTGACCATGGCCGCAGCGCTACGCAGGTCTTCAATGCGAGCGTTGGTACAGGAGCCAATAAACACCCGATCTACGGCGAGGCCTGCCAGCGGTTGGCCGGCCTGCAAATCCATATAGTTCAAGGCGCGTTGAGCATCAGCCTGTTTACCTGTGGCGGCTGCTAATGGATCAGGCACAAGCTGGTCGATGGCCGCCGCCATATCGGGGGACGTGCCCCAGGTCACGGTGGGGGCGACTTGGGCGGCGTCGATTTGCAGGTGCTGATCGTATTGGCAACCCTCATCGCTGATCAGCGTGCGCCAGTATTGTTCCGCCTTGTCCCATGCCTGTCCTTTCGGTGCCAAGGGACGGCCGCGCACATAGTCCAGGGTCTTGTCGTCCACGGCGACCAAGCCAATACGGGCACCCGCTTCGATCGCCATATTGCACAAGGTCATGCGCCCTTCCATGGACAAGGCCCGGATGGCCGGACCGGTAAATTCAATGGCACAGTCCCGCCCGCCGTCCGTGCCCATGCGGGCAATGATGTGCAGGATCAGATCCTTGGCGGTGCTGGTGGCAGGCAGTTCGCCTTGCACGTCTATTTGCAGGCTGCGCATGCGCTTTGCGGCCAGGCACTGCGTGGCCAGAACATGCTCCACCTCGGAGGTGCCAATGCCAAACGCCAAGGCGGCAAACGCGCCATGTGTGCTGGTGTGGGAATCGCCAGCCACAATGCTGGAACCGGGCAAGGTCATGCCCTGTTCGGGTCCGATCACGTGGATGATGCCTTGGCGCTCGTCATCCAGCCCAAAGTAGCGCAGGCCAAACTCCCGGCTATTGATTTCCATCTGGTCGATCTGCGCTTGGGCCAACGGATCTTCCAGACGCTGATTGCGGCGGCGGGTGGGCACGTTGTGGTCCACCGTCGTCAGCGCGGTGTCGGGGCGACGCACCGAGCGTCCGGCCAAGCGCAAACTCTCGAAGGCTTGCGGACTGGTGACTTCGTACAACAACTGACGGTCTATGTAGATCAGATCATGCTCATTGTCTACCGCCGCAACGCGATGTGTATCCCAGAGCTTTTGAAACAGGGTACGGGCTGTGTTCATGGTTGGCACACTTTCAAGGCATAGGCCGGCCTGGCTTTGTGCAGGCGACTTTGAATAGGCTCTTGCGTCAGAGCCGCGATTTCTTCGGCTAAAGGCTGGAGCGCTTCCAGATTCAAGCCTGTGTCCACGCCGCTGATCTGGAACATATGCGCCAGATCTTCCAGGCTGGCATTGCCGCTGGCACCAGGGGCATAAGGGCAACCGCCCAAACCGGCCAAAGCCGCATCGAAACGACGCCCGCCTTCACGGTACGCCGCCCAGGCATTGGCCAGTGCCAGCCCGCGGGTGTCATGAAAATGGCCGGTGACGCCCTGCTCGCCATACAAACTCAAGGCGGCTTGGGTCAGGCGCTCTACCTCCACAGGTGAACCCATGCCAGTGGTATCGCACAGGCTGATGGAACTGGCTCCCATGCGCTGCACTTGTTGCATCAAGGCAATCACGTGTGCGGGGGCGACGGGGCCGGTAAAGGGGCAGCCAAAAGCGGTGGACAGAGATACGTTGACCGGCGTCTTGCCTGCTGCCTCCAGTACCTGTTCCAACTGGACCAGCGATTGTGTAATGTTCATGCGCAGGTTGGCCTGGTTATGCGCTTCAGAGGCTGAAAACACAAAATTCAGCTCGTTCATACGGGCTGCCAAGGCGCGCTGTGCCCCGCGCAGGTTGGGGACCAGCGCGGTGTAGCAGACCTGAGGGGCGCGTGTAGTCAGGCTGGCCAGCTCATCGGCATCTGCCAGGGATGGAATGGCTTTGGGTGAAGTAAAGGACGTCAACTCGATCTTGCGCACGCCGCATTGAGGCAGCGCTTGTGCGATACGCAGCTTGTCCGGCGTAGGCACCCAGCGTGGCACGATTTGCAGGCCGTCCCGCAAGGTGACGTCGGTGATCAATACGGTACTCATTCCACGATTCCTTGTTCACGCAGGGCTTGGCGGCGCTCCGGGCTG
Protein-coding sequences here:
- the rpoN gene encoding RNA polymerase factor sigma-54: MLTRQSLDLRQQQTLVLTPQLQQSIKVLQLSGAELEQELAQALLDNPLLERLDVQMDVAAEPLPEAASGEAESSWASLEFPKHQGDSHDPDWSPESAIDQDLAAYLSEQLGLLRLSDRDRVLAQLLIDELDDNGYLPVSLDEVLACLPAELDIDESDLRCALAQVQSLDPAGVGARDLAECLSLQLMQQAQQLEPALFDCARYLVREHVGVLASPSQLRQRCAGLYPAELVERAHHLILKLDPKPGRAWTQNVSAYVVPDVLLIRGKDSWQAALNPLAVPRLQLVNLHDYEIEAHPALLAERQKATGLLRSVNSRFVTILRVAQAIVQMQQDFFTQGVSALKPMQLADLAAELDLHESTISRATRQKYMQTPHGVMELKQFFTVALASVDGKADMSAASVRAQIVQMIRDEPPAKPLSDQQITDLLQAQGLTLARRTVAKYREAEGLAPASQRKMRAAAGV
- a CDS encoding TonB-dependent receptor, whose protein sequence is MRISYFVGLSLLSAGSSWAQSSDAPPVTSLSTIEVKASEYIDLPPAYEGNHVATGGNLGLLGNRDVMNTPFSTINYTSDYIEDLQGQELRILISKNDPSVQTPGAGGTGGKDTLYIRGFRAGDVSLNGLQGLTSGRRVMAIAERLEILKGPSAVLNGMNASNDVGGSINLVTKRATDDPISNITLSYIQPSQFGTHLDLGRRFGQSNELGLRLNGVFKDGEGVVDHRTNRDKLISLGADYRLGSLKLSADLYHLEEYISGLNRGVRLAKGLDKNPLPTPPKGDVLLGVPWAAGLTRETTALIRADWAASDKLALYGSAGYSKSEMNNYNTKGSTLLNEQGDLKLAATRRNNTGYNLAANTGLFYSFDTGSVQHTISAGLDWNRKSSRSDNTSIKGWSETINIYDPDYPARPYVPMNGLSAPNVSYLYSTALADTLSFADGKYQLTLGLRQQWVSTKDKSGKSDNYRKNALTPTIAGVWQLQDDWMLYANYAEGLTQGMIVGDDYANEGQVFAPQKTRQYEIGMKYDSGDYALTAALFDITQPNSYESNERFNGKPNLSYDGRQRNRGVEVQVFGQIAKNWRLTGGIAYLDPKIRKASNPDTEGRSAVGLSRWVAKAGIEWDTPFVQGLTLNANLHTQSKQYANASNSYYMPGVTTYDLGMRYKTRFAGKEVTLRASLENVGNKAYWVVPLSNGQGSPRTFLASATMKF
- the leuD gene encoding 3-isopropylmalate dehydratase small subunit, with the protein product MNTVFTSVRSRLIALDRANVDTDAILPKQYMTSLSRTGFGQYAFDNWRYADIGYPGKPLAEREPINSFCLHQPSAQGARILLGRENFGCGSSREHAVWALKDLGIAMLIAPSFADIFRNNCFKNGMLPIQLAAEQIDALFTAVTHNPWDEWTVDLQACMVIGPDQHIRFQVEPERRHRLLLALDDISVTEQKMDQIQAYEQKRREQEPWLFS
- the leuC gene encoding 3-isopropylmalate dehydratase large subunit; protein product: MNTARTLFQKLWDTHRVAAVDNEHDLIYIDRQLLYEVTSPQAFESLRLAGRSVRRPDTALTTVDHNVPTRRRNQRLEDPLAQAQIDQMEINSREFGLRYFGLDDERQGIIHVIGPEQGMTLPGSSIVAGDSHTSTHGAFAALAFGIGTSEVEHVLATQCLAAKRMRSLQIDVQGELPATSTAKDLILHIIARMGTDGGRDCAIEFTGPAIRALSMEGRMTLCNMAIEAGARIGLVAVDDKTLDYVRGRPLAPKGQAWDKAEQYWRTLISDEGCQYDQHLQIDAAQVAPTVTWGTSPDMAAAIDQLVPDPLAAATGKQADAQRALNYMDLQAGQPLAGLAVDRVFIGSCTNARIEDLRSAAAMVKGKRVASTVRQALVVPGSGLVRRQAEQEGLDQVFTQAGFEWREPGCSMCLGMNEDRLNPGERCASTSNRNFEGRQGALGRTHLMSPAMAAAAAIAGHLVDIRHWDAV
- a CDS encoding hydroxymethylglutaryl-CoA lyase produces the protein MSTVLITDVTLRDGLQIVPRWVPTPDKLRIAQALPQCGVRKIELTSFTSPKAIPSLADADELASLTTRAPQVCYTALVPNLRGAQRALAARMNELNFVFSASEAHNQANLRMNITQSLVQLEQVLEAAGKTPVNVSLSTAFGCPFTGPVAPAHVIALMQQVQRMGASSISLCDTTGMGSPVEVERLTQAALSLYGEQGVTGHFHDTRGLALANAWAAYREGGRRFDAALAGLGGCPYAPGASGNASLEDLAHMFQISGVDTGLNLEALQPLAEEIAALTQEPIQSRLHKARPAYALKVCQP